Part of the Schistocerca cancellata isolate TAMUIC-IGC-003103 chromosome 9, iqSchCanc2.1, whole genome shotgun sequence genome is shown below.
GAGAAAAATTATGTTTGAATTAAAATAGTAGTCTTATTTTACTAGAAACATTATTTCCTACGCTGTTATGAAGAATTCAAAGACTCCATATGGTCAGCTAATAAGAAAAATGTGTTGCTGGTGAGACATCGGAGTTTTTAGCATTCTTAATCTGAAAGTGACTCTTAAAACAGAATAtcacataattttattttgtagCATGGTTGTTTAATCAAAACTAAATTTCAGAATCAGCTAGCTGTAAATACCATATGCTTATCACTCACTTCTGCATAACAAATATGTTATTGATTTTTAGAGTGTTACTTCAAAGAATAACCTGGAATTCAACTATAAGTTAAAgatttgagattttattttttgTTCGAAGGAATAAAAGAGTGTTGGATTTTAATGTCTCATTAACACTAAGATCATTGGAGGGAGCTAAGTTTTGTTTCCAAGCTTCtcaaattaatatttttcatttaaaatattgaCCTTGGGTAAATCCAGAGTTTCACACATTTTATGCTCTAAACTTCACTAATAAAGAAATGAGAGACTGTCACTCAGGAGCAGCATTAACTCTTGCTTCTAGGGAATGGAGTCTGTATTGTTACTCCTGTCATTTGGAGCTAATGTAAATGCAATGACGGATGAACGACATGATTATCGTACAGTTCTCCACTATGCTGTGCTCTCAGGAAATGTGGCTACAGTAAATCTTCTACTGAAACAAGGAGCTCGAGCATCATTTCCTCCAGAGTACCAGAAACCAACTCCTTTGGATCTGGCTATTCTAAGAGGTGATCCAGAGCTTGTCCGAATTCTCCTTGAAGCAGGTAATTATTTTGCTGGACTATGTACAAAGCCTCTAATTtgaattttttaataaataatattcagAAATGGGTCTTGGGTATTTATGAGTATTAGAATGAATAATATAAACATAGAAGGTTTAGTAATTCAGAAATAACTggtatgccaacttcctccagaAATTTCACTTTATCGTGTATTTTCCTATCCAGTTTCATTATAGAAGTTGTGTCTTCTGTTAattcagtatttttaattttttattctgcttCCTTGAGGCTCCTCTCTGTTTTGTTTACTTTCATATTTTCCATCAATCTTCTTTGAAAAGGATATTTTTTGTATCACTTTAAATGGCTGCAGAAATCCTGTCTCTCTTATGTCTTTTATGATATACAGTAATAATTTAGATTACGTCTTATTTTTAAAGTATTACTAAAGTGTCCCATACTGTGTGAATTaataaagaatgtgtgtgtgaCCCATAAATGACTATAATGACATATATTTATTTGATAAGGGTCTGATTCCAATTAATGTTCTGTCAGAAGACTAAAATGTATTGGTAGTATTAAAATACTAGTGTTGTTTATATTTACAGACATTCTTCCTTAGTTGCTGCTACAatgtttatcttcttcttctcctcctcctcctcctcctcttctgcctTTTGCAGATTAGGCCTTTCAGCCTGTTCTGGCCTCAGTTGAACAACCAAGTATGCTTCACCTATTTCTATTAGGCATCATCAGGacctgtaaaaataaataaaagtgatgaCATGTTTTTTTATGAGGTATATTTGCTTGTGATTTATCACTGTATTTTTCCTGGTGGCATATTTATGTTCTCCTGCTATTTACATTATTTACTATTATAGGATTGTGGTTTAGCAGTTAATTCTCTGTCTTCTGTTCTTTTGATGTGCACATTCTCTCTTTTGTAAGCACTCAATGAACATCATGTAGTGCTTACACAAGAGACAGTACATGAACAAAAATATTAGTAGACATAAAATTAAATGCTAAAACACACTGTTATGTTTTGTAAATAGTGTAAATAGTAAGATAACCTAAATGTGCTGACAAGAAACATTCCACATTCCACAGTGTAAATAGGAAGACACCCTAAGTGTACTGACAAAAAACTTTAAGCAACTCAACAAAAATATGTTGGTGTGTAGTTAAACAACTATACCTTTTATTCTTCTTGTAGAACACTGATAATGCCTAATGTAACATGGTAAAATATATGTgcttgaaaacaataaatattcagTTGCTAAACATGAATACTGTAAAATTAATCTTTATCTACATGATAAACACAATCAAAATACTTGCACCTCTTCCTATTTCTAACTGTTCTATGATAGGAGGCattttttccattgaataacattcTGAATGCAATATTGTCATATCGTTACAGGAGCAGAGGTGAATGCCAGTTCTCCCATAATTGGTTCCCCTCTGCATGTTGCATGTGCGGAAAACATACCACACCGGGAAGAGCTTTTGCGTCTGCTGTTGACAGCAGGTGCAGATCCTAATTTGTTGGTTGAAAGTGATGGTGGGTCAAGTTTAAGGCCTGTGCTGTCTGAATATGTTGCTTCGTCAGAGCATGTGTCTCCTGAGATAGTTGCACTACTGCTCAGATATGGGGCTAAGGTttgtattaaaatatatttgattaTTAATATGATATGTTTCTTTGTATGGTGATACTGCCCTGCTTATGAAGATTTATCCTTCCCAAGATGGCTGATTTCAACAGTTCTTCCATGACTCAAGCTGTCAGGATGCTTTTCTCAACTTCAGCAGCTCTGAACTGCACcaatgaaaaatatttctgttgcaatcTCCAAGACCACAAAATCCCCTTGGCCTGAATCTTCTCTAGCCCCGGTTCTCCTTTGCCTCTGTCCTCTTTCAGGCATCAAACTACTCCTTATCAATTGTCTTCCTCCATTTCAATTCCCCTTGATGCCTTCCAacctcatttattattttatttgttagttTTAATTTACTTTATCCTTCCAGAGATTACTTTCTGTCACCTTTAATTTCCTCCCAAACCTTCTTTTTATATACAAACTCCCCCTGTTACTTCTGGTACATAATCATAACTAACTAACATCAAAGTATTAAATATTTCTTGTGATTATTTGAGGAAAGGATCATGATCAGTATTCTTCTGTTCACAATGCAGGTTGTGATGAAGACACAGTTTCGAGACCCCCATGGAATACTGAACTCTCTACACAACCTGTCCAAATCACCTCCAGGACTGTTCTTTCAACTAGCATCAGCAGCAGAGAGCTTTGATCCATGTATGATAAAGCGATCAGCAGCCCTTACAGAGGAACAAAAAGAATTTCTCATCAGCTTGGCCAGGAGTCCACTCCCACTTCTTAGTCAGGTCAGTAAACAAAAGCAACGTTATTGTACCTTGTACAGAAAACTgttgggaaaaaaattaaaattaatatgccTTAGTAATTGAGATAACCACAAGTTCTGCTTAATTTAGAAGTGTGCTGAATACTTGCTTATATTGTGTTATTGTGAAATACTCTTACTGTGAATCATTTTAAATATTTCCAATATTGGTAGGTGTAACCTTGTAAAAGTACGTtgagatcatacactcctggaaattgaaataagaacaccgtgaattcattgtcccaggaaggggaaactttattgacacattcctggggtcagatacatcacatgatcacactgacagaaccacaggcacatagacacaggcaacagagcatgcacaatgtcggcactagtacagtgtatatccacctttcgcagcaatgcaggctgctattctcccatggagacgatcgtagagatgctggatgtagtcctgtggaacggcttgccatgccatttccacctggcgcctcagttggaccagcgttcgtgctggacgtgcagaccgcgtgagacgacgcttcatccagtcccaaacatgctcaatgggggacagatccggagatcttgctggccagggtagttgacttacaccttctagagcacgttgggtggcacgggatacatgcggacgtgcattgtcctgttggaacagcaagttcccttgctggtctaggaatggtagaatgatgggttcaatgacggtttggatgtaccgtgcactattcagtgtcccctcgacgatcaccagtggtgtacggccagtgtaggagatcgctccccacaccatgatgccgggtgttggccctgtgtgcctcggtcgtatgcagtcctgattgtggcgctcacctgcatggcgccaaacacgcatacgaccatcattggcaccaaggcagaagcgactctcatcgctgaagacgacacgtctccattcgtccctccattcacgcctgtcgcgacaccactggaggcgggctgcacgatgttggggcgtgagcggaagacagcctaacggtgtgcgggaccgtagcccagcttcatggagatggttgcgaatggtcctcgccgataccccaggagcaacagtgtccctaatttgctgggaagtggcggtgcggtcccctacggcactgcgtaggatcctacggtcttggcgtgcatccgtgcgtcgctgcggtccagtcccaggtcgacgggcacgtgcaccttccgccgaccactggcgacaacatcgatgtactgtggagacctcacgccccacgtgttgagcagttcggcggtacgtccacccggcctcccgcatgcccactatacgccctcgctcaaagtccgtcaactgcacatacggttcacgtccacactgtcgtggcatgctaccagtgttaaagactgcgatggagctccgtatgccacggcaaactggctgacactgacggcggcggtgcacaaatgctgcgcagctagcgccattcgacggccaacaccgcggttcctggtgtgtccgctgtgccgtgcgtgtgatcattgcttgtacagccctctcgcagtgtccggagcaagtatggtgggtctgacacaccagtgtcaatgtgttcttttttccatttccaggagtgtatattcaattttCTATTGGTACCATGCTTGTTGCACTCACAAGTTGCTGAGCCACAGAAATTATCTGAATGCATGTTTCTCTAGTGTATGTTGGTGACTTGCTCCAAGTGCCATATGTGGTAAAGGTCTTACACAGCATTGCCAGTTGGTAACAactatttattattactgttattttttccTATATAATCTATCTTCTGTGAGTAATATATACCACTGCTCTTAACAGAGCTATCTGATTAGCCATTTAATGTAACTTAATCATTTCATGCACCAGCCCTCTTGTCATTGGCAGACAAATCACCTCAGTGTCAAATTCTCTGAAATGACTGGTACAGTCATTCTCTACAATTGCTTGCCAAGCATTCTGCTCAGTGAATGTTACTCGTTATGATGTTAAACACAGGTAAAAGCCCCTTCATTGTAGCCTGAGATGTAGTTTTTACTTATTCTCACAATGCTCCAATGCTGTTGCTCAGTATTCTCATATGGATGAGCTATACTAACACTAATTTTTATGATAGCAAATGGATCAACCTTATTCACTGAACCAGTATAAAAAAATGCAGATTACTAGGGAAGTGAGTGCCCTCATGAGAGGATATTATGCAGTAGCCAGCTGGAGCCCGCCATTCCAATTGATGTGGTCTTTCAAAAGTCATATTTTCCATGATTCCCAAATGATCAAGTCTCAAAAGTTGGATATATAGGCCACAATTTTCTGTTTGTCATTTTCCGTTAAATGACTTGTGAGAATACAATATTCCACAATAGTGGATTTACTGGATTGAAAGAGGTGAGTATGCTGCAGGTTCATAACACACTGCTGAACTGTGTATTTGGTTCACCCTACATAAGACTTGACAAGGCCATGTGAAATCCTGTAAACTTCTGTGTCACGTTGTAAAAAACCATCTCTTGCTGAATCACCAAGCACCAGTGTTTTAGTTGGAGGATAAAGGATTATTTCAAATTGTTTCCTCATAAGTGTACTTATTTTACTGGAAACATACCCTATGTATGACAAGGAATCTGCCATCTCGTGGTCCCCATCTTCGTTCTTTTTCTATCATGTATACAGCTGTAGTATTCTCCCTATTTGATAAAAGTATATCAGTTTTCCTTTAATAAAATTCAGACATGGCACATCTCTGCTTGCAGGCTGTTTGTTACATTCACATTTTGTGTTAAAATTGACATTCATTGCATACAATTCGACTGGGGAAGGATTGAGATGTAAATGTAATTAAATCAGACTgatattaattttgtttccataCTTTTGGGGATACTTAAGCTGAATCATTTTGCCAGTAAtgtaaatttgtttgaaaaactGCCAAAAATTCACGTCCAGTTTGGCCAGTGCACCAGACCAATAGTAATTAGCCTggcacacaaagagataatgaattttttttttaaatcctgaatGAATATCATATTATGAAATGATTTTGGTTGCAGGCACGACTGTTTCTAAGGAGATGGCTGGGGAAAAGGCTGCCAGAGGTCGTACCGCAACTTCCACTGCCAAGTGTGCTTGTCGGCTACCTGTTGTATGAGTGGCCTTAATACCACAAATGCAACTCAGGTGGCCTCCAGGATGTACATTCAAGCTACTCAGCCTGTGATCAAAATATGTTTTTTCTACTGTATTTGTACTTTAGCAGCTGATTGTTTTATATCCAAGAAAATTTGTAGATTCTATATAGTGTTTCttaaagaaaaaacattttttactATTCATCACTATAGATGTGTGAACCACACTAAGGCAAAAGCTTCCTTAGTTCAGAATAGTTTTCAATGGCAAGCAAAAATAATGTAATCTGCAAATGTAATATGAATTACCATGAGAAAGTATGTAATGCCTTTAGGCCTGGCACTAGGATTGATAAGGCTCAGAGCACATATAAGTGAGTGGTGCccaaatttatttcattgtaaataaacatTTAATCTGCTTAACAGTTTGTGATGTGAGCACATACAGGAAGTTAAATATGAAATTGTCCTTTCACTTGAATTCTTTTCTACTATAAATCTCTCTTTAACTTCTTTTTAATCATCTGTCTCTCATTTCTTCCACTTTACCATTATCCCTTATCTTTAATATTCTTCTTTCTTTAAATTATGTACAATAGGGCACCACATAACACTTATAGAGTATAGAAAAAAACAATGAGACAGAAAATAAAAACATCGATTGAACTGTGCTTGTGCCTATCCTGAATGCATCATGTGAGGTTGATCACATAATATAAGTTTCATCTTGCAAGGAATTGCATGCAATTTAGGCAGAAAACATTTTCAATATGAGCATTGTGATAACTGCATGTTTATGAAGAAAGAGAAATTATTTGTTGTTATGTTGGTGGTTATTGGTATTTTTGTGacttaaaattatttctaaatctTTGATTAAAACACATTCTACACATGTTTACAGTGCCACAAGTGTGCTCTTAAGAAAAGAATTACCAGTTTCTTCTTATACTTCTCAAATATCATTCATTATGAGCAGATGCTTATAAGTATACAATTATTTGAAGAGATGTCTCCAGCTGTTGATAAAATAATTGTATCTGCACATTTCTGGAGATTTATATGTATACCAATCTGTTGGTTATCTCTGCATATGGAGGTAGATACTGAAAAATGACTGAAGTAATTGTTGATTATTGTGATTATTTTTGTAGGTTTTAGAATTGTATATTTTTATACCTTTGCTATGGTGTTGAGATATGATGCAAAATATATCAGTCACTAGGCTTGTTAAGTAATCTCTTTGTGTCACATTGTTCAAACAACATGCAGTATTTCTGAAGTATTACAACCTTTTATCTAAAgcttaaaataaatttattatgatgaaacattttgtCTTTTTTCAAAAGAAAGTCAATTCCAGATTCCCTAATCCTGCACCTCCTAACAGACTTTCAGCAGCAACTAAGAATACCAATGCACAAGACAACATTGACAAGTTTGTCTAACAACTACAGAAAAAAATAGTGTATTTAATTGTGAAATTATGGAAGACTCACAGTTCTCTGTGTATTTGTCTTACTTGGCAACAATTACACAGTGCATCATTGAGCTTGAAGCTGTTGCACCTTGTAAAAAATTTCATGGGTGGGATCACATGAGTGCTTTGTTTTAGGACAATGGAGAAAACCTGATTAACCCATATCTGTAGTGGctggggggaaaagggggggggggggggtcagaactGGAACTGATCTGCAAAACAAGTGAACAGACAGAAAAGTCAGGAACATTATTTGTTACAATACTTCTCTCATAATGCTTTACGGATACCACAAACAAAATAATAGCAGATAATGTAAGTTTTACAGAAGACATACTGATTCATACAAAATATGGTTCACATCAGAGAACAAGGACTGACAGGgcacacaattaaattttttaaattactaGCCATGCTATCTCTTCCTATGGTTATTCTGTTCAAAGTATGCCAAAgaggcggttgggggggggggggtcttcttcTAACCTATTTGCATTCTACTTCCAATTTTGTGTTGTGTGAGAAAACTTCCTAACTGAACTCCACTCTTCACATCCAAACAACCAGAAATTCCCTTGTTTTGTGAGAAGCAACTAATTTTTCCATCATATGATCATATTAGCTGCTTTCTCACATCTTAAAGATTCATATACATTCACATTTTATATGACAATATGTTTTCTTGGCATCCAAAACGCCAAGTTAAATTTTCTCTCAATGCTTGTCATTGAGCATTTTTACAGCAGAATGGTTTGAGAACCACTCCAAAGGTAAGAAAGTGCTCTGTATGCCCCACTTCCTATCTCAATCTTTCCTTCCAAATCATCTGGTATCTGTCCCATTGAGCAAATGTGGGATGTCATTGAGCAATATGCGAAGTCTGACATTGTTCGGGTGCCTATAGATCAGAATATCTCCTCGTTGCCATGGACATCTTGTGGAAACCAAGATGATGCACCACCAGTGTGATTGGACTGAAAGTCATGCTACTAAGTAGGGGTCTCTGATTTAGTTCCTCGTAAGAATATGTTTTATAAGTACCACAACCAGAAACCTTTACCCACTTTTTATTTAGTACTTATGAATGGCAGTCTCATGTTATCATCTTATTCTTCACTTTTACAGTTTCCAAAAAGTTCTAATAATGTTTACTCCAATTTGTAGGTCATATGTCATAGAcatagagaaaaaaacaaaaatacaatggTATAGAAATCAAGAGCCTACCCAGACTCTTAGTTGGCAGGGTGTGATGGAGTGGTAAGTCATATCAGTTTCTTGAATAAGGGAAGTGGATGGGAGGGGTTCGAGGAAATGATACacaattacttaaaaattaaaattcaaaactatcaaaaaactgttttttttctcTAAACATAGTAAGCCTATTATTTTATAATAGTGTACAGACCTGTTGACTGTATGGTTTGTAAGAGATTTGTGCACCTTATATTTGCTTGTAGGCCACAAAATAATACAAATGATGTCATTACTTCATCCAAGATAACTACTTTCTTCAGGTCTCCTCACCTGAGCAACGGCCTAACAAACAATGATGTGAAAACCATTGCTGGTGAACTTTCATTAGTCTACCACACATTCTaagccagggcttcccaacgtgtggtccgcggaccccttaaggGTCCACCACCTCTTTCTAAGGGGTCCGCGGTCACCCTTCACTGAATTGTGTAAAATAATgactaaaattattgaataaaaatgtgaaaataaaattcatcactatttttttttgtgtgtgtgaaaaacgtgtacttttacttcaggtcgcattcccaagcagcctttgcggttcctacgTGAGAACGCATacgcagtttagtgccggagaatgcggcttctctgatcgactgtttcacaacaatacgggggtcgtttgtgcgctgaCTCATGGTGGTAGATGCGCTGAAacattttacgcatgcgcggagtgagctttgtcgaccaatcacagtgctcgctggTACGtctgcggccccaggcatcattaaatgttaaacttgctttgtcagtgcactacctatttcataagtcgattgttgaccttcaagttgttttcattcatctctaaaccaaaggctATTGATACTTTGGGGAGGGGGGGTCACTGGGAACATGGAATTTccgttaagaagctttcagttcccatgggtttcactCTAAAACTTAAAGTTACTCTGCTCTttactgactaggggtccgccatggattttcgactgaagaaggggtccaccagctgaaaaggttgggaagccctgttctAAGCTATAGGAGCTTGGACTgtgcaatcagactttcaaaaaacATGTTCAGTGAATCTAATATGTCAAATAAAATATCTTGCAAGTGAACTAAAGCTGAAATGATCATAATGAATGTATTGGTCCCCAAgaagtttaaacaattttttggaagTTTTAAATGACCCCAAAAAGTGTAGCATGTTCTTTTCTTTAGAAAAAGAAGCTTCCAATCATCTAAACAGGAAAATGTTTCTAGTTGTAATACAATATTTTGACCCCTTTAGTGAAATTCAAAACAAATTGTTGGATTTCGTAGAACAGGTGGATGAAACTGCAATGGGTGTCCATAGTTTGTTAAAATACTCACTGAAGTCAAATAATTTGAACATCAGTAATACGTCATCATATAATTGCATATATAAATTATGGCAAGCACTGTTCAGTCATGGAACTATTAAGTAATGAGAATGAGAAAGTCTTCAAAACAAGTTTTTTTAACTGTATGCTTCATAAAGCCATGAAACATGCATGCAATTGTTTACAATATGAACATGTTGAAGTGTTAGTATTGAAAACTATAGTCACTTTTCCTGTTCTCCCAAATGAAGGGAACTGTTAAAATCATTTTTTGAATTTGTTGATGTTGAATGGGCTGAAATACTGTGACATGTAAATGCTTGATGGTTATCTCTCACACCTGCTGTAGAAAGGCTTTTAAAAATTGGGAGCCTATAAAAAGCTATTTTAAAAGCATAGATGATTCAGACTGTCCTAAAGTTTTGAAAAAGTACTTTTGCAACGAAAATACAGAGGTAGATACAATTATTCAGCCTTATATTAGTGTCTTTGTGAACATTGAAAATGTTTTcattcaaaaggcaaaatatttGGAGAATTACAATCTTAGTATTATGGAATCTCATGAAGCTGTGCAGTTACTAATTAGTAAAATTAAATGGAGAGAAGAAGACAGATTTTTTGGTAGTGGTACCCATAAATTGTTAGCCACTGTTCTTTATTCAAATCTGAATCTACTAGTGAGAACAACTTCCATGAATTCTATGATTCTTTAAATTCTTACTTAGTTAACAAATTTGATGACAGTTTAAAGTGTTAGGGCCTAATCCCACTACACCTAAAAAGGAAATTAACAATCAATGACATGCATGAAGTTGTGGA
Proteins encoded:
- the LOC126100594 gene encoding ankyrin repeat and SOCS box protein 14-like, encoding MRTECLQRELADSIVRMEPLDEIRLLLAGGAKANEPVTAQGLRPLHYAVWQRYSGAATLLLVRGGDVNARDECGYSALHLAAEHGYTELVSLLLQQGARVDYREPTDDPFPRTTLCDEPLRLAIRNRHADVARILLEHGADPNKRYFFGSEINLVSPLDVEFMQLLLSFGANPDSRDRAGLTPLMKAARLPQGMESVLLLLSFGANVNAMTDERHDYRTVLHYAVLSGNVATVNLLLKQGARASFPPEYQKPTPLDLAILRGDPELVRILLEAGAEVNASSPIIGSPLHVACAENIPHREELLRLLLTAGADPNLLVESDGGSSLRPVLSEYVASSEHVSPEIVALLLRYGAKVVMKTQFRDPHGILNSLHNLSKSPPGLFFQLASAAESFDPCMIKRSAALTEEQKEFLISLARSPLPLLSQARLFLRRWLGKRLPEVVPQLPLPSVLVGYLLYEWP